The proteins below are encoded in one region of Helianthus annuus cultivar XRQ/B chromosome 2, HanXRQr2.0-SUNRISE, whole genome shotgun sequence:
- the LOC110886319 gene encoding uncharacterized protein LOC110886319 has translation MSDGNDDNPVQTSTEQMKEIIAEKVGKAIEGSLSGFIDKIQSTVLSVVEERVKRLEDNVNLIKEKSGERKGCSYQEFMACKPPIYNGEVDPIICQRWISDVEGVFERTHCDVGDFVSYGTGQLRNQAKDWWDNKKKEMGAEAARVMTWDEFKVPFLKHHSPKAVINRIKEEFIQLRQKGETIDKITGIFMDKLRFCDELVTTEE, from the coding sequence atgtctgatgggaatgatgataaTCCGGTGCAAacaagcaccgaacaaatgaaagagataATTGCCGAAAAGGTAGGGAAGGCAATTGAAGGAAGTCTATCCGGGTTTATAGACAAGATACAAAGCACGGTGTTGTCGGTTGTAGAAGAGCGAGTCAAAAGGTTGGAAGATAATGTCAACCTTATAAAAGAAAAGTCGGGAGAACGCAAAGGGTGTTCGTACCAGGAattcatggcgtgtaaaccgccaatctaTAACGGGGAGGTTGACCCGATAATCTGTCAAAGATGGATAAGTGATGTCGAAGGAGTGTTTGAACGAACCCACTGTGACGTAGGTGACTTTGTTTCTTACGGAACGGGTCAATTGAGAAATCAAGCCAAAGATTGGTGGGACaataaaaagaaggaaatggGAGCTGAGGCGGCGAGGGTTATGACTtgggacgagtttaaggtaccattccttaaacacCACAGTCCCAAAGCGGTTATTAACAGGATCAAGGAAGAATTCATCCAGCTAAGACAAAAGGGTGAAACAATTGATAAGATCACGGGCATCTTCATGGATAAGCTAAGATTTTGTGACGAGTTAGTCACCACTGAAGAGTAA